A stretch of Ferribacterium limneticum DNA encodes these proteins:
- a CDS encoding IS4 family transposase, whose protein sequence is MAEHLPLAWIEQALRATGTASIRRRRLPAEQVVWLVIALALYRHQSVPEVLATLDLALPSTATPVISKSAVTQARQRLGSDPLETLFSQTASAWCAQDAERHTWKGLSLWAMDGTTFRTPDSAENRAHFGAQTYASGKVASYPQVRAVSVTAIPSHLVADMAFGQYGQNEMLYAKTLVERIAEHSLTVFDRGFLCAEILLGLSLRGEERHYLIPAKSNTKWERLSGTEQDGLVRMRVSPQARAKAPSLPEYWTARAVRMVAANGKERVLLTSLLDRRRFKAEDLAECYRRRWEIETSYRELKQSMLGTALTLRSQQPTGINQEIWGALIAYNLVRLEMAKAAIQAKVEPTDLSFLRALHILQNEMIWAAGMAPGRLPSHLLRLRIQLQFAIVEKRRGRQCPRVVKALPKRYAVKYLKKKP, encoded by the coding sequence TTGGCCGAGCATCTGCCGCTGGCGTGGATTGAGCAGGCGCTCAGGGCGACCGGTACGGCCAGTATCAGACGACGGCGATTACCGGCCGAACAAGTGGTGTGGTTGGTTATTGCGCTGGCGTTGTACCGGCACCAATCCGTGCCCGAAGTGCTGGCGACACTGGACCTGGCATTGCCGTCCACAGCGACCCCGGTCATCAGCAAGAGTGCCGTCACGCAAGCCAGGCAACGCCTGGGGAGCGATCCGCTTGAAACTCTCTTCAGCCAGACGGCAAGCGCCTGGTGCGCGCAAGATGCCGAGCGCCATACCTGGAAGGGACTCTCCCTGTGGGCCATGGATGGCACCACCTTTCGCACGCCCGATAGCGCCGAGAACCGGGCCCATTTTGGTGCTCAGACATACGCCAGCGGCAAGGTGGCGAGTTACCCGCAGGTCCGGGCCGTCAGCGTCACGGCGATTCCCTCGCATCTGGTGGCCGACATGGCCTTCGGCCAGTACGGCCAGAACGAGATGTTGTACGCCAAGACGCTGGTCGAGCGTATCGCCGAGCATTCGCTGACCGTCTTTGATCGTGGCTTTCTCTGTGCGGAAATCCTCTTGGGTCTGAGCTTGAGAGGAGAAGAGCGGCACTACCTGATTCCCGCCAAATCCAATACAAAATGGGAACGACTCTCCGGTACCGAGCAAGATGGCCTCGTGCGTATGCGCGTTTCGCCGCAAGCCCGCGCCAAAGCGCCCTCGCTGCCCGAATACTGGACGGCCCGCGCTGTCCGGATGGTGGCGGCCAACGGGAAGGAACGGGTGCTGCTGACCTCACTGCTGGATCGTCGCCGCTTCAAGGCCGAGGATTTGGCCGAGTGCTATCGCCGTCGCTGGGAAATCGAAACCAGCTATCGCGAACTCAAGCAATCCATGCTCGGCACGGCCCTGACGTTGCGCAGTCAGCAACCCACGGGGATCAATCAGGAAATCTGGGGGGCCTTGATTGCCTACAATCTGGTCCGCCTGGAAATGGCCAAGGCCGCCATTCAAGCCAAGGTCGAGCCGACTGACCTCAGTTTCCTGCGGGCTCTGCACATCTTGCAGAATGAAATGATCTGGGCGGCCGGGATGGCGCCGGGCAGACTGCCCTCCCATTTGTTGCGCTTGCGCATCCAGCTTCAATTCGCCATCGTGGAAAAGCGACGGGGGCGTCAATGCCCCCGTGTTGTTAAAGCCCTGCCCAAGCGTTATGCCGTCAAATATCTGAAAAAAAAGCCTTAA
- the eno gene encoding phosphopyruvate hydratase — protein sequence MSSIVDVVAREILDSRGNPTVEADVLLESGVMGRAAVPSGASTGSREAIELRDGDASRYLGKGVMQAVENINTEISEAIIGLDAQEQAFIDQTMIDLDGTDNKSRLGANAILAVSMAVAKAAAEESGLPLYRYFGGMSPMQMPVPMMNIINGGEHANNSLDIQEFMVMPVGAANIREAIRCGAEIFHALKKLLNKAGHSTAVGDEGGFAPNLGSHAEALQIIMQAIEVAGYVPGKDVLLALDCAASEFYKDGKYHLSGEGLQLTSAQFVDYLANLADQFPIVSIEDGMSEADWDGWKLLTDRLGKNVQIVGDDVFVTNTKIFKEGIKKGIGNSILIKINQIGTLSETFAAVEMAKRAGYTAVISHRSGETEDSTIADIAVGLNAGQIKTGSLSRSDRIAKYNQLIRIEEDLGDTASYPGRETFYNLR from the coding sequence ATGAGTTCAATCGTTGATGTTGTAGCACGCGAAATTCTGGATTCCCGTGGCAATCCCACGGTCGAAGCGGATGTTCTGCTGGAGTCTGGCGTCATGGGTCGGGCAGCGGTTCCGTCTGGTGCCTCCACCGGTTCCCGCGAAGCCATCGAGCTGCGTGATGGCGATGCCAGCCGTTACCTCGGCAAGGGCGTCATGCAGGCCGTCGAGAACATCAATACCGAGATTTCCGAAGCGATCATCGGTCTCGATGCCCAGGAACAGGCTTTCATCGATCAGACCATGATCGATCTCGACGGCACGGACAACAAGTCCCGCCTCGGCGCCAACGCCATTCTCGCCGTCTCGATGGCGGTTGCCAAAGCTGCTGCTGAAGAGTCCGGCCTGCCGCTCTACCGCTATTTCGGTGGCATGAGCCCGATGCAGATGCCGGTGCCGATGATGAATATCATCAACGGTGGCGAGCACGCCAACAACAGTCTGGATATCCAGGAATTCATGGTGATGCCGGTTGGCGCTGCCAATATCCGCGAAGCCATCCGCTGTGGTGCCGAGATTTTCCATGCGCTGAAGAAGCTGCTCAACAAGGCTGGTCATTCCACCGCGGTCGGCGATGAAGGCGGCTTTGCCCCGAATCTGGGTAGCCACGCCGAAGCCCTGCAGATCATCATGCAGGCGATTGAAGTAGCCGGTTACGTGCCGGGCAAGGACGTCCTGCTGGCCCTGGACTGCGCCGCTTCCGAGTTCTACAAGGACGGCAAGTACCACCTGTCTGGCGAAGGCCTGCAACTGACCTCGGCCCAGTTCGTCGACTATCTGGCCAACCTGGCGGATCAGTTCCCGATCGTTTCGATCGAAGACGGCATGTCCGAAGCCGACTGGGATGGCTGGAAGCTGCTGACCGACCGTCTGGGCAAAAACGTGCAGATCGTTGGCGACGACGTCTTCGTCACCAACACCAAGATCTTCAAGGAAGGCATCAAGAAGGGCATCGGTAATTCGATCCTGATCAAGATCAACCAGATCGGCACCCTGTCCGAAACCTTTGCTGCCGTTGAAATGGCCAAGCGTGCCGGTTATACCGCCGTGATCTCGCATCGCTCCGGTGAAACCGAAGACAGCACCATTGCTGATATCGCCGTTGGCCTGAACGCCGGTCAGATCAAGACCGGTTCGCTGTCCCGTTCTGACCGTATCGCCAAGTACAACCAGTTGATCCGCATTGAGGAAGATCTGGGCGATACCGCATCGTATCCAGGTCGCGAAACCTTCTACAACCTGCGCTAA
- a CDS encoding peroxiredoxin codes for MLLKVGEKAPTFSLPDADMETVDLAKFQGKKHIVLFFYPKDGTPCCTKEVTDFSDHEDEFLRQDCVLLGISRDDCLKHAEFRDKEGIGIELLSDAEGTVCKQYGVWQAKEVDGHRKFGVSRSTFIIDRSGTIRHALYNVNYKGHALEVLRLIKELNS; via the coding sequence ATGCTGCTCAAGGTTGGCGAAAAAGCCCCAACGTTTTCACTGCCGGATGCCGATATGGAGACTGTCGACCTGGCGAAGTTTCAAGGGAAGAAACACATCGTTCTTTTCTTCTATCCGAAAGATGGCACCCCCTGTTGCACCAAGGAGGTTACTGATTTTTCTGATCATGAAGATGAGTTTCTCCGACAGGATTGCGTATTACTCGGCATCAGCCGCGATGACTGTCTGAAGCACGCAGAATTTCGCGATAAGGAAGGCATCGGAATCGAGTTGCTGTCGGATGCAGAAGGAACTGTCTGCAAGCAGTACGGTGTCTGGCAAGCCAAGGAAGTCGATGGCCACCGGAAATTTGGTGTGTCACGCTCCACTTTTATCATTGATCGCAGCGGCACCATTCGCCATGCGCTCTATAACGTCAATTACAAGGGCCACGCACTGGAAGTGCTGCGCCTGATCAAGGAACTGAATTCATGA
- the mutS gene encoding DNA mismatch repair protein MutS, translated as MVKDTGPDLSKHTPMMRQYLGLKASHPNTLLFYRMGDFYELFYEDAEKAARLLDITLTTRGQSAGVPIKMCGIPFHSLEPYLARLVKLGESAVICEQIGDPATSKGPVERAVARIVTPGTLTDAALIDDKQDLWLLAVTTTRNTAGLARLNLASGEFILLEVPADQIPTTLERIRPAEILYPESWTPNFGIDVARTRQPDWYFEFDSARRLLCDQFEVASLAGFGAEGLKPAVAAAGALLQYAQATQSGKLPHLRGLTVEIEGAYLGLDLATRRNLELTETLRGQPSPTLFSLLDNCVTSMGSRLLCHTLHHPLRERYIPAARHGAVEALLEDYGRLAGEARKTLRGIADIERIAGRIALRNARPRDLASLRESLARLDGLRAPLADSPAPLITQLFGELATPYPALELLVRAVAAEPGAQVRDGGVIAPGYDADLDELRSLNDNCGAFLVDMEARERERSGIASLKVEYNKVHGFYIEVTHANVDKIPDDYRRRQTLKNAERYITPELKAFEDKALSAQERSLAREKLLYEAILDALLPVVPTLQTIARAIAQLDLLAGFAESALKRNWCKPEFAAETQLTVTGGRHPVVEGELTNNAETFIANDCLLADNRRLLLITGPNMGGKSTYMRQVALIALLAHIGCYVPADSCVLGPLDRIFTRIGASDDLASGRSTFMVEMTEAAAILHHATNQSLVLMDEIGRGTSTFDGMALAFAILRHLIDKNRSLTLFATHYFEMTRLSHEYSELANVHLGAVEHNDRIVFMHAVEEGPANQSYGIQVAALAGIPSAVVRAARKQLREFEQRATVDPLQPDLFAQGEPEPAEPAPHPAIEQLAAIDPDSLTPREALDALYALKGLLR; from the coding sequence ATGGTTAAAGACACCGGTCCCGATCTCTCCAAGCACACCCCGATGATGCGCCAGTATCTCGGGCTGAAAGCCAGCCATCCGAATACCCTGCTCTTTTACCGGATGGGCGATTTCTACGAGTTGTTCTACGAAGATGCAGAAAAGGCGGCACGCCTGCTCGACATCACACTGACGACACGTGGGCAGTCGGCCGGCGTGCCGATCAAGATGTGCGGCATCCCCTTCCATTCGCTGGAACCCTACCTGGCAAGACTGGTCAAGCTCGGCGAATCGGCGGTGATCTGCGAGCAGATCGGCGATCCGGCAACCAGCAAAGGGCCGGTCGAACGTGCCGTGGCACGCATCGTCACGCCGGGCACGCTGACCGATGCGGCACTGATCGACGACAAGCAGGATCTATGGCTGCTGGCTGTAACGACGACCCGCAACACCGCTGGCCTGGCCCGCCTCAATCTCGCCAGTGGCGAGTTCATCCTTCTTGAAGTGCCGGCCGACCAGATTCCGACAACGCTGGAGCGTATCCGCCCGGCCGAAATCCTCTACCCCGAAAGCTGGACGCCGAATTTCGGGATTGATGTTGCGCGTACCCGCCAGCCCGACTGGTATTTCGAATTCGACTCGGCCCGCCGCCTGCTTTGTGACCAGTTCGAAGTTGCCTCGCTGGCCGGCTTTGGTGCCGAAGGCCTGAAGCCTGCCGTCGCCGCGGCCGGTGCCCTGTTGCAGTACGCGCAGGCGACCCAATCGGGCAAATTGCCACATCTGCGCGGCCTGACCGTCGAAATCGAGGGTGCATATCTCGGCCTCGACCTGGCCACCCGGCGCAATCTGGAACTGACCGAAACACTGCGCGGCCAGCCGTCGCCGACGCTCTTTTCGCTGCTCGACAACTGTGTGACCAGCATGGGTTCGCGCCTGCTCTGCCACACATTGCACCATCCGCTGCGCGAGCGCTACATTCCCGCCGCCCGCCACGGCGCCGTCGAAGCGCTCCTCGAAGACTACGGTCGCTTGGCCGGCGAGGCCAGAAAAACCCTGCGCGGTATCGCCGACATCGAGCGTATCGCCGGCCGCATCGCGCTACGAAACGCCCGGCCACGCGACCTGGCCAGCCTGCGTGAATCGCTGGCCCGGCTTGACGGCCTGCGCGCGCCGCTGGCCGATAGCCCGGCACCGCTGATCACCCAGCTCTTCGGCGAACTGGCTACGCCCTACCCGGCACTTGAATTACTGGTCCGCGCCGTCGCCGCCGAACCGGGCGCCCAGGTGCGCGACGGCGGCGTCATTGCGCCAGGCTACGACGCCGATCTCGACGAACTGCGCTCGCTGAACGACAACTGCGGCGCCTTCCTGGTCGACATGGAAGCCCGCGAGCGCGAGCGCAGCGGCATCGCCAGCCTCAAGGTCGAATACAACAAGGTGCATGGCTTTTACATCGAGGTCACGCACGCCAATGTCGACAAGATTCCCGACGACTACCGCCGTCGCCAGACGCTGAAGAATGCCGAGCGCTATATCACGCCGGAACTGAAGGCCTTCGAGGACAAGGCGCTGTCCGCCCAGGAACGTTCGCTGGCCCGCGAGAAGCTGCTCTACGAAGCCATTCTCGACGCGCTGCTCCCGGTCGTCCCGACCCTGCAGACGATCGCCCGGGCCATCGCCCAACTCGACCTGCTGGCCGGCTTCGCCGAGTCGGCGCTGAAGCGCAACTGGTGCAAGCCGGAATTCGCGGCCGAAACGCAGTTGACCGTCACCGGCGGCCGCCACCCGGTGGTTGAAGGCGAGTTGACCAACAACGCCGAGACCTTCATCGCCAACGACTGCCTGCTGGCCGACAACCGGCGCCTGCTGCTGATCACCGGCCCGAACATGGGCGGCAAATCGACCTACATGCGCCAGGTTGCGCTGATCGCGCTGCTCGCCCACATCGGCTGCTACGTGCCGGCCGACAGCTGCGTGCTCGGCCCACTCGACCGCATCTTCACCCGCATCGGCGCTTCCGACGACCTGGCTTCCGGCCGTTCGACCTTCATGGTCGAGATGACCGAGGCGGCGGCCATCCTGCACCATGCGACAAACCAGAGTCTGGTACTGATGGACGAGATCGGCCGCGGCACCTCAACCTTCGACGGCATGGCGCTGGCCTTCGCCATCCTCCGTCACCTGATCGACAAGAACCGCAGCCTGACACTGTTCGCCACCCACTATTTCGAGATGACCCGCCTGTCGCATGAATACAGCGAACTGGCCAACGTCCACCTCGGCGCTGTCGAACACAACGACCGCATCGTCTTCATGCACGCTGTCGAAGAGGGTCCGGCCAACCAGAGCTACGGCATCCAGGTAGCGGCGCTGGCAGGGATTCCGTCGGCGGTCGTCCGCGCAGCAAGAAAACAGCTGCGTGAATTCGAACAGCGTGCCACGGTCGATCCGCTGCAACCTGACCTGTTCGCACAAGGGGAACCGGAACCAGCCGAGCCAGCACCGCATCCCGCCATCGAACAGCTGGCTGCTATCGACCCGGACAGTCTGACGCCGCGTGAGGCGCTCGACGCCCTCTATGCGCTGAAAGGCCTGCTGCGGTGA
- a CDS encoding FKBP-type peptidyl-prolyl cis-trans isomerase, with protein sequence MNTQVAKNTVVTLDYHVTDPDGEVVDEGREPLIYLHGGYEDIFPKIEEAMQGKKVGESIQVKLQPDEAFGDYDAEMVQIEPRKDFPKELQVGMQFEGGPEDGGEDDFVIYRVTDIADDKVVLDGNHPLAGMALVFTCTVTSIRPASEEEVEHGHVHHPDDDEETCH encoded by the coding sequence ATGAACACGCAAGTTGCCAAGAATACCGTCGTTACCCTCGACTACCATGTCACCGACCCGGATGGCGAAGTGGTCGATGAAGGCCGTGAGCCGTTGATTTACCTGCATGGCGGTTACGAGGACATCTTCCCGAAGATCGAGGAAGCCATGCAAGGCAAGAAGGTTGGCGAATCGATTCAGGTCAAGCTGCAGCCGGATGAGGCCTTTGGTGACTACGATGCCGAGATGGTCCAGATCGAACCGCGCAAGGATTTCCCGAAAGAGTTGCAGGTTGGCATGCAGTTCGAAGGCGGCCCGGAAGATGGCGGCGAAGATGACTTCGTGATCTACCGCGTGACTGATATCGCCGACGATAAGGTCGTCCTTGACGGCAATCATCCGCTGGCCGGCATGGCGCTGGTCTTCACCTGCACGGTGACCTCGATTCGCCCGGCCAGCGAAGAGGAAGTTGAGCATGGTCACGTCCATCATCCGGATGATGACGAAGAGACCTGCCACTGA
- the ftsB gene encoding cell division protein FtsB: MRWLTVGLLATIGLLQYPLWVGKGGWLKVWEYDRQLQQQKEVTKKLEIRNAGLDAEVRDLKQGYDAIEERARFELGMVRQDEIFVQIPEKVSGK, from the coding sequence ATGCGTTGGCTGACGGTCGGCCTGCTCGCAACCATCGGCCTCCTCCAGTATCCGCTCTGGGTGGGTAAGGGGGGCTGGCTGAAGGTTTGGGAGTACGACCGTCAATTGCAGCAGCAGAAGGAAGTGACCAAGAAGCTGGAAATCAGGAACGCGGGCCTCGATGCCGAAGTCCGCGACCTGAAGCAAGGTTATGACGCCATTGAGGAACGCGCCCGTTTCGAGTTGGGCATGGTCAGGCAGGACGAAATCTTCGTACAGATTCCTGAAAAAGTTTCCGGAAAATAA
- the queF gene encoding NADPH-dependent 7-cyano-7-deazaguanine reductase QueF (Catalyzes the NADPH-dependent reduction of 7-cyano-7-deazaguanine (preQ0) to 7-aminomethyl-7-deazaguanine (preQ1) in queuosine biosynthesis) — protein MTLPTTPTADPSHASPLGKATEYQSHYAPELLYPIPRQLKRSELGLTDAALPFVGEDLWNAYELSWLNTKGKPVVAIGTFRVPADSPNLIESKSFKLYLNSFNQSSFDSIETVGMTMARDLSAAAGGAVEVVLESLSASPQASIGIPNGTLLDELDITCDRYQPAPELLTTLPGQIIEETLYSHLLKSNCLVTGQPDWAMLVIRYRGSPIDRAGLLRYIVSFRNHNEFHEQCVERIFTDIKQHCQPEALAVHARYTRRGGLDINPFRSTGDYAPPDNTREIRQ, from the coding sequence ATGACATTGCCCACAACACCCACTGCCGACCCAAGTCACGCCTCCCCGCTGGGCAAGGCGACGGAATACCAGAGCCACTATGCGCCGGAACTGCTCTATCCGATCCCGCGCCAGCTCAAGCGGAGCGAACTCGGTCTCACCGACGCCGCGCTGCCCTTCGTTGGCGAAGATCTGTGGAATGCCTACGAATTGTCCTGGCTGAATACCAAAGGCAAGCCGGTCGTGGCCATCGGCACTTTCCGGGTACCTGCTGACAGCCCCAACCTGATCGAATCCAAATCGTTCAAGCTCTATCTGAATTCCTTCAATCAGAGCTCTTTCGACAGCATTGAAACGGTCGGAATGACGATGGCTCGCGACCTCTCGGCTGCCGCCGGCGGAGCGGTTGAGGTCGTACTGGAGTCTTTATCGGCATCGCCCCAGGCATCGATCGGAATCCCCAACGGCACCCTGCTCGATGAACTCGATATCACCTGCGACCGCTACCAGCCGGCCCCTGAACTGTTGACCACCTTGCCCGGCCAAATCATCGAAGAAACGCTCTATTCCCACCTGCTGAAATCCAACTGTCTGGTCACCGGGCAACCGGACTGGGCGATGCTTGTCATCCGCTATCGTGGCAGCCCGATCGACCGCGCTGGCCTGTTGCGCTACATCGTGTCCTTCCGCAACCACAACGAATTTCACGAGCAATGCGTCGAGCGGATATTCACTGACATCAAACAGCACTGCCAGCCTGAAGCGCTGGCCGTTCATGCGCGCTACACGCGACGCGGCGGCCTCGACATCAACCCTTTCCGCAGCACCGGCGACTACGCCCCCCCCGACAACACGCGCGAAATTCGCCAGTAA
- a CDS encoding metallophosphoesterase family protein translates to MKPCRPIAATTGATAAPRVNFNFGKKIGLTAAFLLWATLAAAETWRFALIGDTPYSDHERIELPKMLDAIADSHVEFVAHIGDIKHGSARCDDALFEDRRRIFDASRVPFVFVPGDNEWTDCDRLSNGAYSPLERLNKLRSLFWQDSLSLGQKKLALERQPGNYPEHARFRIGPVLFVTLNLPGGNNNWGMTREASAEFRARNPVVIAWLKENFALARRESLPGIAFLFQANPGFKHFSQGLPHDGFQELLTVLRDETARFPGAVIAVHGDTHLSRIDQPLRDESGRVLSNFTRVETFGYPFMGWTRGIIDTANPQLFRFETHPWPAGKP, encoded by the coding sequence GTGAAACCTTGCCGGCCCATTGCTGCAACCACGGGAGCAACAGCTGCCCCCAGGGTCAATTTCAATTTCGGCAAAAAAATCGGCCTGACCGCAGCATTCCTCCTCTGGGCCACGCTGGCCGCTGCCGAAACCTGGCGTTTCGCGCTCATCGGCGACACGCCCTATTCTGATCACGAACGCATCGAGCTGCCGAAGATGCTGGACGCCATCGCCGACAGCCACGTCGAGTTCGTCGCCCATATCGGCGATATCAAACATGGCAGCGCACGCTGCGACGATGCGCTGTTCGAGGATCGCCGACGGATTTTCGACGCCAGCCGGGTTCCTTTTGTTTTCGTCCCGGGCGACAACGAGTGGACCGATTGCGACCGCCTGTCGAATGGCGCCTATTCGCCTCTTGAACGGCTGAACAAACTGCGCAGCCTGTTCTGGCAAGACAGCCTCTCACTCGGCCAGAAGAAGCTGGCGCTCGAACGCCAGCCGGGGAATTATCCGGAGCACGCCCGCTTTCGTATTGGCCCCGTCCTGTTCGTCACCCTCAACCTGCCCGGTGGCAACAACAATTGGGGAATGACACGGGAAGCGTCGGCGGAGTTTCGGGCGCGAAATCCGGTCGTCATTGCATGGCTGAAGGAGAACTTCGCGCTGGCCCGTCGTGAGTCGCTACCGGGCATCGCTTTCCTTTTCCAGGCCAACCCTGGCTTCAAGCACTTTTCCCAAGGTCTGCCGCATGACGGATTCCAAGAACTCCTGACCGTGCTGCGCGACGAAACGGCCCGCTTCCCGGGAGCTGTCATCGCGGTTCATGGCGACACCCATCTCAGTCGCATCGACCAGCCCCTGCGCGACGAATCCGGCCGGGTTCTGTCCAACTTCACCCGCGTCGAAACCTTCGGCTACCCCTTCATGGGCTGGACCCGCGGCATCATCGACACCGCCAACCCCCAGCTATTCCGCTTCGAAACCCATCCGTGGCCAGCCGGAAAACCATAA